DNA sequence from the Arthrobacter jinronghuae genome:
TTGCCCTTGCAACAGCCGTCCTTTCCGCCCTCATCCTCGGCCCCATCGGCGGGCGGCAACAGCTGGTGGACGCGACGTCGGAATGGACTTCGGCCCCGGAGGAAATCGTTGGGGACATCCTGATCTGGGGGCCGGATCCGGTGCTGCCGACGGATTCCTGGTGGTGGCTTGCCTCCTTGGCTCCCTATTCCAGTACGCCGCTGGTGCTGGCCAACACCATCGGCACCTCGGCCGCGTTCCTGGGGGTGCTGCTGCTGGGCGGCGCCCGCGGGCGGTTCCTGTGGCCCTTGGCTCTGCTGGGAAAGATGACCTTGACCCTGTACTCCCTGCACCTGATCCTCCTGGCCACCGGCCTGCTGGCGGACCAGCCAGTGCCGGCAATGATTCTCCAGTTGGTCATCATTTCGGCCTTCGCCTCCATCTGGCTGCGGTACGCGGCCCAGGGTCCGCTGGAAAAGGGAGTTGCCGAAGCCTCGAAGTGGGCGCGGAACAAATACCTGGCGCGCCTGGGAGATCCGCGGGAGAGCCGGACGTCGCCGATAAATCCAGCGGCTGCGGGAACGACGACAGAGCCGCCTGCCCCGTCGTCGTCGGAACCGCGCGGAGTGGCGTACCCGCCCGCCCCGTCCTACCCGCCAGCTCCGCCGGTGCCGGAAGGCAGGGCCCGCCACCGAGCCCGTCAGCGCAGTTGATGCTGTTGAGTCATGCACGCCGTCTCGGGCTTGCGGCAGCCGCGGCGCTGCTTGCTGCCCTTTTAGTGCCTGCTCTGCCCGCGGCCGGTGCCGAGCAGGAGCACGACCCCTGTGCGAGGCTCAACGCGGGGGAAGTCCGCTACTCCGTCCGTGAAGCCAAGCGCGTCACTTTCGCGACGGCGGAAAAATACGGAGCTACGGAAACCCGCCTCACCGGCTGCGTTTTCGAGGACGGGGCCTATGTACAGGAATGGCAGTCCTGGGGCTTCAGCGGCCGCAACGGCTTTGCACCCCCGGGCAGCATGTGGGAGAACACCTTGTATTCACCGACAGGGTCCTTCAGCTTCACCGAGGCGCTCGGCCGCAGCAACCCGGGCACGGAACTGGAATATCACGAGCTGAAACCCTCCTCCCGGTGGGGCGGGAAGCACGGGGAGAACTATAACCAGTACTTCGAAGGGGAAGGCGAAGGCGCAGACGAGAACCTTTGGCGGTACATGGAGCAGGGCCTCTATGAGCAGGCAGCCGTGATCAACTGGAACCGCCAGCCGGATATGCCGACCCGGCAGGGTGCCTCCTTCGCCATCTTCTTCCATGCCGGGTACGCGCCAACGTGGGGCTGCATTTCCACGGACCTGGCCACGGTCACACGGTTGCTGCGCGGGGCCGTCCCGGGCGACCGCATCGTTATGGGGACCGTGGAGGACGTTTTCACAGCGTCCACTGCCGCTTCCGAAGCTGCCGCTGCCGCTGCGGCCAGGGCAGAAGAGAAGGCAGCGGCAGTCGAGC
Encoded proteins:
- a CDS encoding heparan-alpha-glucosaminide N-acetyltransferase domain-containing protein — protein: MSGSSQAAVGKRRVTGVDAARGAALIAMMAIHILPAWNEEFAPTLTWLLFAGRGAALFALLAGISLAFMSGGKHPPRGRKMAAARYGLAVRAALITVIGLFLGYLAVNAQVILVYYGVMFLLALPLLGLRVRTLLVLAAGIAAAAPVLMQVTRDWLPDMGGVEPNFSTLVEAPGGVIGQVLLSGTYPALPWMAYVCVGLAIGRLDLAERAVQIRLLVAGVALALATAVLSALILGPIGGRQQLVDATSEWTSAPEEIVGDILIWGPDPVLPTDSWWWLASLAPYSSTPLVLANTIGTSAAFLGVLLLGGARGRFLWPLALLGKMTLTLYSLHLILLATGLLADQPVPAMILQLVIISAFASIWLRYAAQGPLEKGVAEASKWARNKYLARLGDPRESRTSPINPAAAGTTTEPPAPSSSEPRGVAYPPAPSYPPAPPVPEGRARHRARQRS